A single Asticcacaulis excentricus DNA region contains:
- the iolE gene encoding myo-inosose-2 dehydratase — protein sequence MTITFGVSPIAWINDDMPELGGDTPLDSVLKDIAEVGFAGSELGGKFPKEPSVLKALLDGYGLELVGGWYSCELLTRDAEAEIDALQGHLALLKAMGSRVFVIAETSNAIHGQKDIPLKNRPHLDAEGWARFGARLSAVADYVNGQGLKLAYHYHLGTVVQDEADLTAFLAHTTPNVGVTLDTGHAVLGGIDPYGLIDSHPERIVHVHCKDVRQAVFDQTAGAEASFLNGVLAGMFTVPGDGSIDFDRIMQGLKRIGYAGWIIIEAEQDPAKADPRAYAEMGLKTLRTAAQAAGLSEAAR from the coding sequence ATGACCATTACTTTCGGCGTCAGCCCCATTGCCTGGATCAATGACGACATGCCCGAACTGGGCGGCGATACCCCGCTTGACAGCGTTCTGAAAGACATTGCCGAGGTTGGTTTCGCCGGATCGGAGCTGGGCGGCAAATTTCCCAAAGAGCCTTCGGTGCTGAAGGCCCTGCTGGATGGCTACGGGCTGGAACTGGTCGGCGGCTGGTATAGCTGCGAGCTTCTGACGCGCGACGCCGAGGCGGAAATCGACGCCCTGCAAGGGCATCTGGCGCTTTTGAAGGCCATGGGTAGCCGCGTTTTCGTGATCGCCGAAACGAGCAATGCCATCCACGGGCAGAAGGACATCCCGCTGAAGAACCGCCCGCATCTCGATGCCGAAGGCTGGGCGCGTTTTGGGGCGCGGCTCAGTGCGGTGGCCGACTATGTCAACGGTCAGGGCCTCAAGCTCGCCTACCACTATCATCTGGGCACGGTTGTGCAGGACGAAGCGGACCTGACGGCGTTTCTGGCCCACACCACGCCCAATGTCGGGGTGACGCTTGATACAGGCCACGCGGTTCTGGGCGGTATCGACCCCTATGGCCTGATCGACAGCCATCCGGAGCGCATCGTCCACGTCCATTGCAAGGATGTGCGTCAGGCCGTGTTTGACCAGACCGCCGGGGCTGAGGCCAGCTTCCTTAACGGCGTGCTGGCCGGTATGTTCACCGTGCCAGGCGACGGCTCGATTGACTTTGACCGCATTATGCAGGGGCTAAAGCGTATCGGCTATGCCGGCTGGATCATCATCGAGGCCGAGCAGGACCCGGCTAAGGCCGATCCGCGCGCCTATGCGGAGATGGGGCTGAAAACCCTGCGCACCGCCGCTCAGGCCGCCGGTCTGTCAGAGGCCGCCCGATGA
- the iolB gene encoding 5-deoxy-glucuronate isomerase has protein sequence MSHLRVRPAPPDAEGRVTVITPQSAGWTYVGFTLVRLVAGQTYRGQDETRETCLVIVSGTADIEAGTEPFAAVGGRRSPFEDAPPGAVFVPPATPYAVTAQDAVELAVCTAPGQAGDAVRQIAASDMSREVRGQGTNTRYIRNILPQDRPAHSLLVVEVVTPAGHWSSYPPHKHDSAEPELETQLEETYYHRIDPPQGFGFQRVYTDDRSLDEAVLVEDGDVVLVPRGYHPVGAPHGYSLYYLNVMAGPERRWIFRNDPQHEWMLKG, from the coding sequence ATGAGCCATCTGCGCGTCCGCCCGGCCCCGCCCGATGCCGAAGGCCGCGTCACCGTCATCACGCCGCAGTCGGCCGGCTGGACCTATGTCGGTTTCACGCTGGTGCGGCTGGTGGCCGGTCAGACCTATCGCGGACAGGACGAGACGCGCGAAACCTGCCTCGTCATCGTCAGCGGCACCGCCGATATAGAGGCCGGAACAGAGCCCTTCGCCGCCGTGGGGGGGCGCCGCTCGCCGTTCGAGGACGCGCCGCCGGGGGCCGTCTTCGTACCGCCCGCTACCCCCTATGCCGTAACGGCTCAGGACGCCGTTGAGCTGGCCGTCTGCACGGCACCGGGTCAGGCCGGGGATGCGGTGCGCCAGATCGCGGCCTCAGACATGTCACGCGAAGTGCGCGGTCAGGGCACCAATACCCGCTATATCCGCAACATCCTGCCGCAGGACCGCCCGGCCCACAGCCTGCTGGTGGTCGAGGTCGTCACCCCCGCCGGTCACTGGTCGAGCTATCCGCCGCACAAGCACGACAGCGCTGAGCCCGAGCTGGAGACCCAGCTCGAAGAAACCTATTATCACCGCATCGACCCGCCGCAGGGCTTCGGCTTCCAGCGCGTCTATACCGACGACCGCAGCCTCGATGAAGCGGTGCTGGTCGAAGATGGCGATGTGGTGCTGGTGCCGCGTGGCTATCACCCGGTCGGCGCACCGCACGGCTATAGCCTCTACTACCTCAACGTCATGGCCGGGCCGGAACGGCGCTGGATCTTCCGCAATGACCCGCAGCACGAATGGATGCTTAAGGGCTGA